Proteins encoded within one genomic window of Salipaludibacillus agaradhaerens:
- a CDS encoding CvpA family protein, which translates to MLSVILFLALIISFFIGFRRGLILQILHIGGLIISFVVAYLYYEDVAHYIRLWIPFPQLSDNSGLTLLVEAFNVELVYYNGIAFVILFIITKILMQIVASLFDFIAHLPILNMLNGWLGGFLGFLEGLIIIVIILHLAALIQIEMVQTMLQNSSFAQMILDYTPIISNQLKELWIQGRHD; encoded by the coding sequence ATGCTTAGTGTCATACTGTTTCTTGCTTTAATTATTAGCTTTTTTATTGGATTCCGCCGCGGGCTCATTCTGCAAATTTTACATATTGGCGGATTAATTATCTCTTTTGTGGTCGCTTATTTATACTACGAAGATGTGGCTCATTATATTAGGCTATGGATTCCTTTCCCACAGTTATCAGATAATTCGGGGTTAACGTTACTCGTTGAGGCTTTCAATGTTGAGTTAGTCTATTACAATGGTATTGCATTTGTTATTTTGTTTATCATAACGAAAATTCTAATGCAGATTGTAGCTTCTTTGTTTGATTTCATCGCCCACCTACCAATTCTAAATATGTTAAATGGTTGGCTTGGTGGCTTTCTCGGCTTTTTAGAAGGTTTAATCATTATTGTTATTATCCTTCATTTAGCAGCCCTTATACAAATCGAAATGGTTCAGACGATGTTACAAAACTCATCATTTGCTCAAATGATCTTAGATTATACGCCAATTATCTCTAACCAACTAAAAGAATTGTGGATACAGGGTCGTCACGATTAG
- the rnhC gene encoding ribonuclease HIII: protein MSYEVINVSRKKLDDMKDHYRSSLKATVPQGAIFSAKTAVGCHVTAYQSGKVLFQGKEASKEAAQWQNESSTPKHSLATSTTQKSHVDNHSYYPPNNLETLTILGSDETGTGDYFGPMTVACVHLTAEQMKTIDSWGVRDSKTIKDADIRDLAPKLLKECIYSLLILKNDKYNHMQKKGMNQGEMKALLHHRAIINVMTTCKEKNLDFDGVLVDQFVTPSGYFKYLSNNGTTWSAKKPIYFATKAESKHPAVATASILARYAFLKEMDTLSKKFGVTIPKGAGPHVDLAAKEIIQQYGKETLYSITKWHFSNTQRALAL from the coding sequence ATGAGTTATGAAGTCATTAACGTTTCAAGAAAAAAATTGGATGATATGAAAGATCACTATCGTTCATCTTTGAAAGCAACAGTCCCTCAAGGAGCTATTTTCAGTGCTAAAACAGCAGTAGGTTGTCACGTGACCGCCTATCAGTCTGGAAAAGTTCTATTTCAAGGTAAAGAGGCTTCTAAAGAGGCCGCCCAATGGCAAAATGAGTCATCAACACCTAAACACTCGCTAGCAACATCTACTACTCAAAAAAGTCATGTGGATAACCATAGCTATTATCCCCCTAATAATCTAGAAACACTCACCATTCTCGGTAGTGATGAGACAGGAACTGGCGATTATTTTGGACCTATGACCGTTGCTTGTGTTCATTTAACAGCTGAACAAATGAAGACAATTGACAGTTGGGGGGTACGCGACTCAAAGACAATCAAAGATGCCGATATTCGCGATTTAGCTCCAAAACTGTTGAAAGAATGTATATATAGTTTACTTATTTTAAAAAATGATAAATATAACCACATGCAAAAAAAAGGAATGAATCAAGGCGAAATGAAAGCACTCTTACACCATCGAGCGATCATAAATGTAATGACCACCTGTAAAGAAAAAAATCTCGACTTTGACGGTGTGCTTGTAGATCAATTCGTCACCCCAAGTGGTTATTTTAAATACCTCTCAAATAACGGGACAACTTGGTCAGCAAAAAAACCGATTTACTTTGCAACGAAAGCTGAAAGTAAGCATCCAGCAGTAGCTACTGCCTCCATTCTCGCACGCTATGCTTTCTTAAAAGAAATGGACACATTATCTAAAAAATTCGGTGTTACGATTCCAAAAGGGGCTGGTCCCCATGTAGATCTTGCCGCTAAAGAGATTATCCAACAATACGGGAAAGAGACACTCTACTCTATAACAAAATGGCATTTTTCCAACACTCAACGCGCTTTAGCTCTTTAA
- the polX gene encoding DNA polymerase/3'-5' exonuclease PolX yields MNKKDVLNALEQIAVYLEIKGENAFRVSAYRKAAQALERDERTLDEIEDPSTLNGIGKGTAAIIKDLKETGETALLTELAEELPDGLLPLLKLQGLGGKKIGKLYQQLGVIDAESLKKVCEEKQVRDLAGFGAKSEEKILAALADLGKRPERLTIAQVLPAAEDLKKHLASIEAVERFELAGSFRRGRETVKDLDFIISTDDPLNVGEELVAMPHVTEIIGHGETKVSVEITYGEIIVPVDFRMVKDESFATTLHHFTGSKDHNVLMRQRAKERGEKISEYGVEEEGTDKVHHFTTETAFFNHFNLPFIPPEIREGMGELEKAVQADKLINEDAIKGDLHMHTTWSDGAQSIEDMIAACQKKGYEYMAITDHSQYLKVANGLTVERLKRQHAEVRAINAKQDSFTVFTGIEMDILPDGTLDYRDDVLKEIDFVIASIHSGFSQDEETIMKRLEAACRNPYVSMIAHPTGRLIGRRDGYPVNMNRLFELAAETQTILELNANPNRLDLSADMLKKAQECGVKICINTDAHRFDMLDHMPIGVKTARRGWLTEETVVNTWSVETFSNFIKEKRQG; encoded by the coding sequence ATGAATAAAAAAGACGTGCTAAATGCATTAGAGCAAATTGCTGTCTACTTAGAGATAAAAGGAGAGAATGCTTTTCGAGTGTCTGCGTATAGAAAAGCAGCTCAAGCGTTAGAACGTGATGAACGCACACTGGATGAGATAGAAGATCCATCAACTTTAAATGGAATCGGTAAAGGAACAGCCGCTATCATTAAAGATTTAAAAGAAACAGGTGAAACGGCCTTATTAACCGAATTAGCAGAGGAACTCCCAGATGGCTTACTGCCATTGTTGAAGCTACAAGGTCTTGGTGGGAAAAAAATAGGCAAGCTTTATCAACAATTAGGTGTTATAGACGCTGAATCTTTAAAGAAAGTGTGTGAAGAGAAGCAAGTGAGAGATTTAGCTGGATTTGGCGCTAAATCCGAAGAAAAAATACTTGCAGCACTTGCTGACTTAGGTAAACGTCCAGAACGTCTCACAATTGCACAAGTACTTCCTGCAGCGGAGGACTTAAAAAAGCATCTTGCTAGTATTGAAGCAGTCGAGCGTTTTGAATTAGCCGGAAGCTTTAGAAGGGGAAGAGAAACAGTCAAGGATCTTGACTTTATTATTTCCACAGACGATCCGCTCAATGTAGGTGAAGAATTAGTTGCCATGCCCCATGTGACTGAAATAATCGGTCATGGCGAAACGAAAGTCAGTGTGGAAATTACTTATGGAGAAATCATTGTCCCTGTTGATTTTAGAATGGTTAAAGATGAGTCGTTTGCAACAACACTCCATCATTTCACTGGTTCAAAGGATCATAATGTATTAATGCGTCAACGAGCCAAAGAACGAGGGGAAAAAATAAGTGAGTATGGTGTAGAGGAAGAGGGAACTGACAAGGTGCACCATTTCACTACTGAAACCGCGTTTTTTAACCATTTTAATTTACCTTTTATTCCCCCTGAAATTCGTGAGGGAATGGGAGAATTAGAAAAAGCCGTACAAGCTGATAAACTGATCAACGAAGACGCCATCAAAGGTGATCTTCACATGCATACGACGTGGAGTGACGGGGCTCAATCCATTGAAGACATGATAGCAGCATGCCAAAAAAAGGGATATGAGTACATGGCGATCACAGATCATTCTCAGTATCTAAAAGTAGCGAATGGTCTCACAGTCGAAAGGTTAAAGCGCCAACATGCCGAGGTGCGTGCAATTAATGCCAAACAGGATTCATTTACTGTTTTCACCGGGATTGAAATGGATATTTTACCTGATGGCACATTAGACTATAGGGATGATGTACTGAAAGAGATCGATTTTGTTATTGCTTCTATCCATTCGGGATTTAGTCAGGACGAAGAAACGATTATGAAACGTTTAGAAGCGGCCTGCCGTAATCCATATGTTAGTATGATTGCTCATCCTACAGGAAGATTAATTGGACGAAGAGACGGCTACCCTGTAAATATGAACCGCTTATTTGAACTAGCGGCCGAAACACAAACAATTCTTGAGTTAAATGCAAACCCAAATAGACTTGATCTATCAGCCGATATGTTAAAAAAAGCACAGGAGTGTGGCGTGAAAATTTGTATTAATACAGATGCACACAGATTTGATATGCTTGATCATATGCCAATCGGAGTAAAAACTGCTCGGCGTGGATGGCTAACAGAGGAAACAGTCGTTAATACGTGGAGTGTTGAAACGTTTAGTAATTTCATAAAAGAAAAAAGACAGGGATAA
- a CDS encoding YitT family protein has product MQRGIRLLVIFIASIVIGVAFNLFLLPHEVLTGGVTGLAMVFGLMTPVNTGYWIVLLNAPIFVLGWMKLGREFIGNSIFSVLITSISMLYIPIIQVTEDALLSSVFGGVIAGAAIGVIIRFYSSTGGFDIVSLVLIKKWDVPLGGLIFALNSVVVFISAFFFAWDLALYTMLSIYITGIVIDRVHTRHVKLSLMVVTSKGDKLKKELLANLVRGITVIDGRGAYSGEDKKVLYTVITRYELAIIRPILKEIDPEAFVSVSESMEVMGNFRRD; this is encoded by the coding sequence ATGCAACGGGGAATTCGCCTACTTGTCATTTTTATTGCGTCAATTGTTATTGGTGTTGCATTTAACTTATTTTTACTACCACATGAAGTATTAACAGGTGGGGTAACAGGCCTTGCAATGGTTTTTGGTCTTATGACACCTGTGAATACAGGGTATTGGATCGTTCTACTAAATGCGCCGATCTTCGTTTTGGGCTGGATGAAGTTAGGAAGAGAATTTATAGGGAATAGTATTTTTTCCGTTCTCATCACATCGATTTCGATGTTATACATTCCAATTATTCAAGTAACGGAGGATGCGTTATTATCGTCGGTCTTTGGCGGGGTCATTGCTGGTGCTGCAATTGGTGTTATTATCCGTTTTTATAGTTCCACAGGAGGATTCGATATTGTTAGTCTTGTATTAATAAAAAAGTGGGATGTGCCTTTAGGAGGCTTAATTTTTGCACTCAACAGTGTTGTTGTGTTTATTTCTGCTTTTTTCTTTGCGTGGGATTTAGCCTTGTACACGATGCTGTCAATCTACATAACTGGCATTGTAATTGATCGTGTTCATACTCGTCATGTGAAGCTTAGCTTAATGGTAGTGACGAGTAAAGGTGACAAATTAAAGAAAGAGCTCCTAGCTAATCTTGTTAGAGGAATAACGGTCATTGATGGGAGAGGAGCCTATTCAGGTGAAGATAAGAAAGTGTTGTATACAGTCATTACTCGTTACGAGTTGGCGATCATTAGGCCCATTTTGAAAGAGATAGATCCAGAGGCATTTGTAAGTGTGAGTGAAAGCATGGAGGTTATGGGGAATTTTAGACGGGATTAA
- the sspI gene encoding small acid-soluble spore protein SspI, with protein MANFNLRGAILENVSGSNQEEVEATIVDAIQSGEEKMLPGLGVLMEVFWKTASEEEKNAITDRIASGLK; from the coding sequence ATGGCCAATTTTAATTTACGTGGTGCCATTCTAGAAAATGTATCAGGTAGTAACCAAGAGGAGGTCGAGGCTACAATAGTTGACGCCATCCAAAGCGGAGAGGAGAAAATGCTTCCAGGATTAGGTGTCCTCATGGAAGTCTTTTGGAAAACGGCTAGTGAAGAAGAGAAGAATGCCATAACAGACCGTATCGCTTCCGGTTTAAAATAA
- the pheT gene encoding phenylalanine--tRNA ligase subunit beta: protein MLVSYKWLKDYVEIDDLSAADIAEKLTRSGVEVDAVQSLNEEITNLVVGKVLTCVKHPKADKLNLCQVDVGEEQPIQIVCGAKNVGEGQFVAVARVGARLPGGMKIKRAKLRGEVSEGMICSLQELGIQGKVVPKKYSEGIFNFPQEMIPGEDALAPLGLDDTLLELDLTPNRSDCLSVLGVAYEVAAILGRDVKVPEPALVPAKEKASDRIAVHVEANGDNPYYGATVIKGVKISESPLWLQTALMNAGVRPLNNVVDVTNYVLLEYGQPLHAFDLDRFGSEKVVVRRATEGEQIVTLDETERTLTGEHLVITNGKSPVAIAGVMGGATSEVNDETVNILLESAYFSPSTVRKASKDLGLRSDSSIRFEKGVDPNRVAEAGKRAASLIQQLAGGEVLSETVKFDELSREEKRIDITLAKINDVLGTSLTETDVTNILSQLKFNHDYEDGTFAINVPTRRQDITIKPDIIEEVARLYGYDNIPVTLPNTSATPGGLTTEQRQKRRARRFLEGAGIHEAVSYSLTTAEKEAYFKESEGLRVNVALPMSEERSTLRTTLLPHLLDALSHNKNRNVYDVHLYEIGSVFHTKEKTITTQPEEKTYLSGAFMGLWHEHSWQGEKKPVDFYVIKGVVEGLLEELHVSGEVRFEQTEKAGLHPGRTATLFINDKEVGCLGQLHPAVAKAWSLPATYVFELNLQHLLSLPANVVRYEAIPRYPAIQRDIALVVDEAVQAEKLKRVIMASGGRLLRHAEVFDVYQGEHLEEGKKSLAFSLKYQDPEKTLTDDEVTAVHTKVLQALEEKTGATLRS, encoded by the coding sequence GTGTTAGTATCATATAAATGGCTGAAAGACTATGTTGAGATTGATGATTTGTCAGCAGCAGACATCGCAGAAAAATTAACGAGAAGCGGTGTTGAAGTAGATGCTGTTCAATCATTAAATGAGGAGATTACCAATCTTGTTGTTGGGAAAGTACTTACGTGTGTCAAACACCCAAAAGCAGATAAACTCAATCTTTGTCAAGTGGATGTAGGAGAAGAACAACCTATTCAAATTGTCTGCGGGGCTAAAAATGTCGGTGAAGGGCAATTTGTAGCAGTAGCACGAGTGGGGGCTCGCCTACCTGGTGGTATGAAAATTAAACGGGCTAAATTACGTGGTGAAGTATCGGAAGGCATGATTTGTTCCTTACAAGAGCTAGGTATCCAAGGGAAAGTTGTTCCTAAAAAATATAGTGAGGGTATTTTTAACTTTCCACAGGAAATGATTCCTGGTGAGGATGCCCTTGCACCACTTGGCCTTGATGATACACTGCTTGAACTTGACCTTACACCAAATCGTTCTGATTGTTTGAGTGTGCTCGGAGTTGCTTATGAGGTAGCTGCAATTCTTGGACGAGACGTGAAAGTTCCTGAACCTGCCCTTGTACCAGCTAAAGAAAAAGCATCTGACAGGATCGCTGTTCATGTTGAGGCCAACGGTGACAATCCTTACTATGGCGCAACCGTGATCAAAGGAGTAAAGATTAGTGAATCACCTCTCTGGCTGCAAACAGCTTTAATGAATGCAGGTGTCCGCCCTCTGAATAATGTTGTTGACGTTACAAACTATGTTCTTCTAGAATATGGTCAACCGCTACACGCTTTTGATTTAGACCGTTTTGGCTCTGAAAAAGTAGTTGTGCGACGCGCAACAGAAGGTGAGCAGATTGTTACTCTTGATGAAACTGAACGAACTTTAACAGGTGAACACCTTGTCATTACAAATGGTAAGTCTCCAGTCGCTATCGCTGGCGTGATGGGTGGAGCCACATCAGAAGTGAATGATGAGACAGTTAATATTTTGTTAGAATCTGCCTATTTTAGCCCTAGCACGGTGAGAAAAGCCTCAAAGGATCTCGGATTACGAAGTGATTCAAGTATTCGTTTTGAGAAAGGCGTTGATCCGAATCGGGTTGCAGAAGCGGGAAAGAGAGCGGCTTCTCTCATTCAACAGCTGGCAGGAGGAGAGGTTTTATCTGAGACTGTTAAATTTGATGAATTATCCCGAGAAGAAAAACGTATTGACATTACGCTCGCTAAAATCAATGACGTCCTAGGGACATCACTGACAGAAACTGATGTCACAAATATTCTGTCACAATTAAAATTTAATCATGACTATGAAGACGGGACATTCGCTATTAACGTGCCTACAAGACGACAAGATATCACGATTAAACCAGATATTATTGAAGAGGTGGCTCGCCTTTACGGCTATGATAATATCCCAGTGACGTTGCCTAATACATCTGCCACACCAGGTGGCCTCACAACGGAGCAACGACAGAAGAGAAGAGCGCGTCGTTTCCTTGAAGGTGCAGGAATTCATGAAGCGGTAAGCTATTCATTAACAACAGCAGAAAAGGAAGCGTATTTTAAAGAATCAGAAGGCTTACGTGTGAATGTAGCTCTCCCTATGAGCGAAGAAAGAAGTACACTAAGGACGACACTTCTTCCCCATCTTCTAGATGCGTTAAGCCATAATAAGAATCGAAATGTCTATGACGTGCATTTATATGAAATAGGATCTGTTTTTCATACAAAAGAAAAAACAATCACAACTCAACCAGAAGAGAAGACATATTTATCTGGTGCTTTTATGGGATTGTGGCACGAACATAGCTGGCAAGGTGAAAAGAAACCAGTGGATTTCTATGTCATTAAAGGTGTTGTCGAAGGGTTATTAGAAGAGCTACATGTGTCAGGAGAAGTGCGCTTCGAACAAACGGAGAAGGCTGGTTTGCATCCTGGTCGAACAGCGACACTTTTTATCAATGATAAAGAAGTTGGATGTCTCGGTCAGCTCCATCCAGCTGTAGCGAAAGCGTGGTCGTTACCAGCCACCTACGTATTTGAGTTGAACCTTCAACATCTGCTAAGTTTACCAGCAAACGTGGTTCGTTACGAAGCTATTCCGCGATATCCAGCGATTCAAAGAGACATTGCTTTAGTAGTAGACGAAGCTGTTCAAGCTGAAAAACTGAAAAGGGTTATCATGGCATCTGGTGGTCGCTTACTACGTCATGCAGAGGTATTTGATGTCTATCAAGGTGAACACCTGGAAGAAGGAAAGAAGTCATTGGCTTTTTCCCTAAAGTATCAAGATCCTGAAAAAACATTAACAGATGACGAGGTAACAGCTGTCCATACCAAAGTGTTGCAAGCTTTAGAAGAAAAAACGGGTGCGACACTCCGTTCCTAG
- the pheS gene encoding phenylalanine--tRNA ligase subunit alpha, producing MLDRLQELHDEAMKKVADASNLNDLKEVRIAYLGKKGPITEVMKGMGKLSAEERPKVGQKANEVRQSVQHYIEEKEKAFEEAALLEKLKKESIDVTLPGRQIAKGGRHPLTSVIETIEDVFIGMGFSIAEGPEVETDYYNFESLNLPKHHPARDMQDTFFITSDLLLRTQTSPVQTRTMEKHEGKGPVKIICPGKVYRRDEDDATHSHQFMQIEGLVVDEGIQMSDLKGVFATFVKEYFGEDREIRLRPSFFPFTEPSAELDISCAMCGGKGCRTCKHTGWIEVLGSGMVHPNVLRMGGFDPEKYSGFAFGMGVERFAMLKYGVDDIRHFYTNDTRFLSQFSRV from the coding sequence ATGTTAGACCGTTTACAAGAACTTCATGATGAAGCAATGAAAAAAGTAGCTGATGCTTCAAATTTAAATGATTTAAAAGAAGTAAGAATTGCTTATTTAGGAAAAAAAGGCCCCATTACCGAGGTGATGAAAGGAATGGGGAAGCTTTCAGCTGAAGAACGGCCGAAAGTAGGACAAAAAGCTAATGAAGTAAGACAGTCGGTTCAACATTATATCGAAGAAAAAGAAAAAGCATTTGAAGAGGCAGCTTTATTAGAAAAGCTGAAAAAAGAAAGCATTGATGTAACATTACCTGGTCGCCAAATAGCGAAAGGAGGCCGTCATCCATTAACATCCGTTATCGAAACGATTGAAGATGTGTTTATTGGAATGGGCTTTAGCATTGCTGAAGGACCAGAAGTAGAAACGGATTATTATAACTTTGAATCATTAAACTTGCCAAAACATCACCCTGCCCGTGATATGCAAGATACCTTCTTTATAACGAGTGATTTGTTGCTTCGGACGCAAACGTCACCTGTTCAAACGAGAACGATGGAGAAGCATGAAGGAAAAGGGCCAGTAAAAATAATCTGTCCTGGAAAAGTTTATCGCCGTGATGAAGATGATGCAACGCATTCCCATCAATTTATGCAAATAGAAGGACTTGTCGTTGACGAAGGTATACAGATGAGTGACTTAAAAGGGGTTTTTGCAACATTCGTGAAAGAATATTTCGGTGAAGATAGAGAAATTCGTTTACGACCTAGCTTTTTTCCATTTACTGAACCGTCAGCTGAATTAGATATTTCCTGTGCGATGTGTGGAGGAAAGGGCTGCCGTACATGTAAGCATACTGGTTGGATTGAAGTGCTTGGTTCAGGAATGGTCCATCCTAATGTCTTGCGAATGGGTGGCTTTGATCCTGAGAAGTATTCTGGATTTGCGTTTGGAATGGGTGTAGAGCGCTTTGCTATGTTGAAATATGGTGTTGATGATATACGCCATTTTTATACGAACGATACCCGCTTTTTATCACAGTTCTCGCGAGTATAA
- a CDS encoding TrmH family RNA methyltransferase, with the protein MEIIESVQNSKIKSWKKLHTKKERDNTGLFIIEGIHLIEEALKSDLVIKNLIIEEHKHMPVEWHVKELPTVTVTERVMKEISETETPQGFAAVCQQPENENLLLEEGKYLFVDSVQDPGNLGAMIRTADAAGISGIILGHGTADPYNGKVIRSTQGSLFHLPVQKMDLEEAIDLCHDNHIPVFGTSLHGSTYSAIAPQENFALIVGNEGSGVDKKLLERTSQNLYIPIFGEAESLNVAIATGILLYHLRGD; encoded by the coding sequence ATGGAAATCATTGAATCCGTACAAAATTCTAAAATAAAATCATGGAAAAAACTTCATACCAAAAAAGAACGTGATAATACAGGTCTTTTTATCATTGAAGGTATCCATCTCATTGAAGAAGCCTTAAAATCCGATTTGGTTATTAAAAACTTAATTATTGAAGAACACAAACACATGCCTGTAGAGTGGCATGTGAAAGAATTACCAACGGTTACTGTGACAGAGAGAGTCATGAAGGAAATATCTGAAACAGAGACCCCTCAAGGGTTTGCCGCAGTTTGTCAACAGCCTGAAAATGAAAATCTTTTGCTAGAGGAAGGGAAATATTTATTCGTGGATTCTGTCCAAGATCCAGGTAATTTAGGAGCAATGATTCGTACCGCCGATGCTGCAGGCATATCAGGTATCATTCTTGGCCACGGCACAGCCGACCCTTATAATGGAAAAGTCATTCGTTCAACACAAGGCTCGTTGTTTCATTTACCTGTGCAAAAAATGGATCTCGAAGAAGCCATTGACCTATGTCATGACAATCATATTCCTGTTTTTGGTACGAGTCTGCATGGGAGTACCTATTCAGCGATTGCTCCGCAAGAAAATTTTGCGCTGATTGTTGGAAATGAAGGTAGTGGTGTAGACAAGAAATTGCTTGAAAGAACAAGTCAAAATCTATACATCCCGATTTTTGGTGAAGCAGAATCCTTAAATGTTGCCATCGCTACCGGTATCTTACTATACCATCTAAGAGGGGATTGA
- the zapA gene encoding cell division protein ZapA, with the protein MGEEREKNRTNVTIYNQPYTIVGDESSEHIQEVAALIDTKMKELKHHNPYLDSTKLAVLTAVNIGNDYLSILKKLEDEKKDED; encoded by the coding sequence GTGGGAGAAGAACGGGAGAAAAATCGAACCAATGTGACAATTTATAATCAGCCTTACACCATCGTCGGTGATGAAAGCTCTGAACATATTCAGGAGGTGGCAGCCCTCATTGATACAAAGATGAAAGAGCTCAAACACCACAATCCGTATTTAGATTCTACTAAATTAGCTGTATTAACAGCAGTAAATATCGGTAACGATTATTTATCCATATTAAAAAAATTGGAAGATGAAAAGAAAGACGAGGACTAA